CTCGATTTCGACAAGAATCAAGGACTTCAAAAAGTTTGAAGAGTactttcgaaaataactcacttTAGAGGTCATTTGAGCGAAATATCAagatttttaaagaaattgactcttcactgtttttttttagcttagAATCaccagaaaaataaataataataataataataataaaatcagGCTGGGgagactggaaaagagtgagttgccatgggaaccaaatttttaaaaaccgTAGGTGTGTTACCTGTAGAACTATTAACCTACCAAGTTTCAATGGCCTCTGCTGCAaatggccaagatagctctattaaggacggtgcctactattgttactgcgcatacgttctgcgcatctccagatactcggatttcctatcgccagtgcttactaatacagggatatttttgcgcggtttaaaactatccggagaaagaagatcttagtaagtactcttggtacccaaaaagaaaattgggggtaaccatgcatttttgagagataattaagcttcaatttgagaaagaacgccatacattgctttgtattttaaagcttttgacagatattattcatgaattgtctttgaaaaatgcgtggttacccccaattttctttttggatttcaataggacttgttaaggcctacatttcgtgcataatcacacaccggggaaaaaatatctttaattagtaggcaccgtccttaatactCTTGATCttatattgggttgagtgaaTAACGCAATCAGTCCTCTCATTTCCttattttacatatttttcaaacttaaacaTGTCCGGATATGTAGATATTTCCAAACTGTAAACGGCGTTTTTAGTCTTTCGTGGACGTCTATGTGATCAACCAAAAACTTCGGTGGATTTAATCATGGTAGAAATTTAAAGTAGAAAAACTTTAGTGAGGCGACAAAAAGTGGACTTCTATACCAATACGAGAACAATAAGCTTGACATAGTAAATACAAAAAAGACGCGACAAAACAACTTTCTGGTAAACAGTGAACAGTGTTATTTCTAATGACCAGCTTCAAACTACTAGAACATGCCGACGATGAAGTAAACTGGCCCGGGTAAACTCCATGGTCCTCTTGTTGCATTTTGTTAACCCTACGCGGatactttgattgaaaaagcgGATACTTTTACCcacaaatatggtaagaatTTCGAGTCTTGgacaactgcgcatgcgcaaacagaaTACCAATAGAGCAGGACCTCTGGAcgcggtgccagagcgtcgtaccgaacgatgttCTCAGAAATTTCGGCccggtgatcgcttttgtgagcttcagatacctgtcgccaggagGGCAGGAAGAGAAATTTCAGCCCTTAGACCATCTTCATCCACTCAACCCGATTTACAACTAGTAACGATTTTTATATATACAACCCAGCGTTATTTACCGTTTTTTAGCgttattttctccatgtggtacatTCAAGCGTTTCTTGATACGGTGCAGATTTAACATGCGCGtgcgctcttgcagaaacaaTCATTCCATACGGTGCGTGCTAGTGTGCTACCTTGTGTGCTTTCGCACACAAGGTAGAGGtcatttgcgcatgcgcatttgCTGAGCAAACAAAAAGTACCGAAAAGCAGTCTGGGAAGGAAAAGCGAAGGATGTTCACATCGCAACGAAACAGTCGGCTAAAAAAACCATGAATTTCGTGACAAAATAGAGGCAATTTAATTGGATCAAACTACCCAGGAAAGAGAAACTCAGCGTGAAATAATCCTCACAGTAAGGAATGTTTGCGCCCCCTCGTCATGATTGACTTAATTCGAGAACTTACTTCTATGAAGTTTTAGGCGCTTCATTAATCATTTGAGAGTTGATGGACAGGTGTCAATCTGCCCAGTCGCCGCGCGCGTGCCAAAATTTTCGCGTGTCATAACGAGGTACCACCCTTCAAAATTGTGTCATCAACTCTTCGAAAGAGTTGACTTTTTATTTGTATACAAAAAAACATCGAGTAAAAGTTATTGAATCTCAGAATCAACAGTATTGTCCCCAGGTTAGCATCAGAAACGAAGCTCAAAGAAGGATTGATTGACATgactaattaattaattaattaaattcgGGAAATTACTTCTATGACGTCTCAGAGGCGTCAATTACCATTTGTATCTCTACGAGTCAACGGAAAGTCAAGTAGCGATgctgtgaagaaaaatgaagatgaTTTTGTTGGTTTTAACCTGCGTGTCCTTGGTGTATCTCCAAGGTGAGTACAAATCTTTGCCATAGCTCCGTACCTCGTCGATTCGGTCACTCAGTGGTTCGTTTAGGTGCACAATACAGTTTTACTGCCGGCACAACTTCTCTTCGGAGCTTTCGTCGCAATTACGACGGTGACAAAAAAAACGCCGCAAATTTCCAATCTGCATTTTTAACGAGCAAGACAGTTATTTCCGCACGCTCTGCAAGCACCAATAGtacgtttttcattttgctacATTTATTTGTCACTCGCTTTTAAACAACGATGTGAAATGATCAAGTTAGCCGAGGACTTCAGCACTTATCTCTGagcttttaatttttcctttacatTTCGATCCCTGTTAAAGCCAGTTATATTTATAGATAGTGCAAAATTTGGATCCAAGACAATTTGAAGCAATTGCTTTGCGATACCAATAATGTGAACTTAGTCtagtattttaatttgtaaagacGTCCTGGATTCCTTCGTTGTCAAAAGTCAAGGCGGTCTTACGCTCAGGCCGCCGGGAATAAGGAAAAATGACAGCGGAGCAAAATGGCTGTAAGCgtgaaaaaaagcttttttgttCACTTCTTGTCTCGCGCTGTGGAAGTTTAGAGTTTATTGAATAACTGCACGcatttagagcagttttcaaatgactgtcgagagtaattacgtgattgcgactgctacgcttagtgattggcttaaaacagtcgcgccagtttttcaaccaatgagaagcaaaaccaaaaccaatcgcaccatgtacgcgtgatttttcccgcgcttcgggcgagttacaggtgattgctaagaatcgtgattggttcatcgcgctgtccgttcctgttgtgattagtcggagtaattgctttggtttgggtttttcgacagtcatttgaaaaccgcccTAAAGATCTGACACAGTCTGACGCTACTCTGATATCACTTCTCCTGAAATTGATCCAGATCCTAAATAGCAACTTTATAAGTTTCACTCTCTTTTTAATCAGAGTAACGTCCATGAAGTATGCGCACTTGTACCATTTATCAGAACTGACCGGCCGTATCAGCCAGTTCGCAAATGGAACGCACCAGATCTGCTAAAATAAGAGCTGTTTCTCACTGGATAATCTGATTCTACTCCGAAGGAGATAACCAGTTGAAAAGGAGCTTTTAAAGTTCGATAGAAGGGATGCATTCTATTCGCGCACTTGATAGTTCTGACAATTGCAAACGGTAAGCGCTCAAAGTCTGCTTGTTCACCTCTGACAAGTTGTTTAAAAGGCGATTGATGTTAACCCGGGATTAGAGtagttttcaagtgactgtcgacagtcatttgaaaactgctctaaacaAAAATCAGGGTTTGAATTTTACTGATCTGAAACGCCCTAACCATGTAAACGTAACTTGACAGATAATGATAGTCCGGCTAAAAACCTAAGGATTAAACTTAGCGAAATGTCAGTCTTCCTGAGCTTTTAAGTAAATGGTTTCAAAGTTTTCTGTGAATCCTGGATTGACTTAATCAAGCTTTGCCGGAAAAGCTAGTTTGGGCAACCGGTTACTGCGCGCCGAGTAATCCACCCTATTCAAGGATTTCTTTTCAAGGGAATTCAAACGCTCATCACCTGAAAGCAACCTTGTGCTATCGAAAacatttcttgatttttccaTCTCATTCACATGTGGGCGAAATGTTGTTCACCTGGATCGCACGTTGGCTACAGTGGTTGAAGTGATAGTACAAATGTACTTTAGAATATCGACTGTTGTTTACTCGCCTTGTATTCAAAACGTCAAATTTGGTACTCTCACGTCGCTGTACAATGTATGTCGCAGCAAATAGGGAGATTTAGCAACAGCAACTGCAACGACAAGGAAAACattacttgaaaataaatgtttgcGCAACCGTAATTATTCCATCTTGTTCACTTTCTGCGATGTTGGAGAAATATGCTGCAACAGAATTGGAGTGCGCACCGCTGAATTAAATGCAGAAAATCTAagatttacttttgtttttatgagTTGTCACGTTGTTATTTTGTTGAGCTtcttaagtgcgtgccgcaagTGAAGCACACCTACTTTTCCgcgttcaaccaatcaaattcttaatttgtggcgttgtttTTGCTAATCAgtaaagacccagtattgaccATTAGACATTGCGcgcgtgtttttgttgtgttttttttcacGAGGCGACTAATGTATCTTAATTGACCCTATGCATTTTGGGATCGAACGTACTGCGACAGTAAATGACAGTGTGTTTCTCTTTGGCGGTCTCATTGGAGTAACATTTGGTGCTGAACAACTTCGCTTTGAATCCACTTCCGATGTAGAGCTGAGCAACGGGTCCAGGTAACGAAGCAcatctctaaattcatctggCGTCAAAACTCTACAAGTCAAATCGAAAAGTGCCActtaaaaagaattgaaaaattcGAAACGCATGAAGAGTGCGATTGTATTCGACAAGGCAGTGAAGGTTTTATAAAAACTCAGCTTACCTCATAGGCTGGAATGTTTCCTCCGaaggaaaatgaagtaaaaattCAGCAAATTCACTGTTAGGGGATCCACCAAAACCAAGTGAGGCCCTCCGGGAATTCCATAACAAAAACACATCGCAACATAATCTGGCGGACCGAACCCGATAAACGCGGTCTTCCTCTCGATCGTCACTTCACATTTTACTTTGCCGGATTAAAGGCAAACATCTACACAAAatcgaaaaagaaattgttaaaagtgttccttaataAGCAATGtacttgaatcaatacctAAGAGCAATGCTATAACGGTAACATAAGCGATGCAAACGGATTTCAGAGACCAACATtaattttccgatttttcaacatcaagaaaatggccgccaatgaTCGCAAGCGCGCAATGCGTAATgggcaatactgggtctttaagCTCCGCAAAGGTCCAAAGTGCGCGCCGCAGGTGCAgaacgattatttttctcttattaTATCAGTTGGTGTGATTTGTTTCGCTTTGTTGAATCAGCAGTCTTTGTACTGCGAGCAATTCAAGAACACTTAGTCGTCAAGAACAACTGTAAGCTATTTCAGAATACCTTGCCTGCAAACAAGCATGAATTAAATACTGTTTGCGCGAATTAACCAGTATTTAGTTCGCGACAGAATACCCGGCCACTTagttgaatttcattgaataaaaatgaaagcatCCTTTGATTTCTGAATCGTTCTTCAAAAGCCCAAGGTTAACAATAGTGGCCGAGAAATTTAGCACTCTTGAAAAGTGTTGAAATTGGTACAATTACACATGACGTCATCGCTGCAGTCAAGGCGTCTTTGTGTTCAGGATGAGAGACGAAAAagataacatcaaaattcattcaataCGCACGTGCGAAGATTGGGGCGTGCACAGCCATACAAAACGCACGTGCGGGCGTGAATTGTTATTGTCCGTTTAATCTATTTTTCTATGCTGTTCTCGTTCACGTCGACGTCATCACTGCTAAAGCTCCTTATTGGTTGCTCAAACAACGCCTCACGTAAAAATAAACCCAGGCCTTAAGGAGAATGAAAAGATGGAAACGCAAGCAACGACACTCTCCTTTCACATCGCAATATCAAAGAAGTAAATCCTAacgaattatttcaaaattactgTCAAAGAGGGAACAACCCgctgtttctttgttctatTTGCAGGTCAATCCTTGCCTTTGAGAAAAGTCAAAGGAAGGGATTTATCAGCTTTGCCGCATTCTGCGGGCGGCAAGGAAAAGTTTTTGCGATCTGGCTCCTTAGCCGACGAGAGTAAATCTCTCAAAGAATCACTAAACACTGCTGAAACAACGCAAGATCATAAGGTGGAAGTTGATAGTAAAAGGAGCCATTATGAGGAACATCAGTTTAATGGAAAGtcaaaaaacaactttgacGAACAAGTGGACTATGAAAGGAGTCCAGGTAAGAAGAACAACGAAGGAGCGAAGTTAAATTCTGGCTCCAGTTATGGAAAGGATGAAGGGAATGGTGAACAACCTCCAGAAAAGTTTGTTACAACTTGGAATTCTCGTGAGGAAAACGAGAATGAAGAAGAGCCTCTAGGTAACAACGAGGGAGATTTTGGTAACAGCTGGGATGCTGACGAGGAAAACGATGTATATGAACAGGCTATCAAAGATGGGAGAGTCTATCACACCAGGCCTATTGGCGACGAAAACGAGATGGAAGAACAGCCAGAGGAGAGCTATGATGAGGAAAACGTCGGTAATAATTGGCCTGTTGGCGAGGAAAACGATATTGATGAAAAGCTAGAAGGGAACAACAGGGAGGAATTTGGGAACAGTTGGGATGAAAACGAGATTCATGAACTGCCAGAAGGGAACGGTGAGGAGGAATTCGGTAAGAGTTGGGCTGCTAGCGAGGAAAAAGAGATTGATGAACAGCCAGAAGGGAACAGTGAACAGGAATTCGGTAATAGTTGGGCTGTTGACGAGGAAAACGAGATTGATGCACAGCCAGAAGGGAAAGATGAAGAGGAATTCGGCAATGGTTTGGACGATGTTGGCGAGGAAAACGAGATTCATGAACTGCCACAAGGGAACGATGAGGAGGAATTCGGTAATAGTTGGGCTGTTGGCGAGGAAAAGGAGATTGATGAACAGCCAGAACGGAAAAATGAAGAGGAATTCGGTAATGGTTTGGATGATGTTGGCGAGGAAAACGAGATCCATGAACTGCCACAAGGGAACGATGAGGAGGAATTCGGTAATAGTTGGGCTGTTGACGCGGAAAAGGAGATTGATGAACAGCCAGAAGGGAAAGATGAAGAGGAATTCGGTAATGGTTTGGATGATGTTGGCGAGGAAAACGAGATCCATGAACTGCCACAAGGGAACGATGAGGAGGAATTCGGTAATAGTTGGGCTGTTGGCGAGGGAAAGCAGATTGATGAACAGCCAAAAGGGAAAGATGAAGAGGAATTCGGTAATGGTTTGGATGATGTTGGCGAGGAAAACGAGATCCATGAACTGCCACAAGGGAATGATGAGGAGGAATTCGGTAATAGTTGGGCTGTTGGCGAGGAAAAGGAGATTGATGAACAGCCAGAAGGGAAAGATGAAGAGGAATTCGGTAATGGTTTGGATGATGTTGGCGAGGAAAACGAGATCCATGAACTGCCACAAGGGAATGATGAGGAGGAATTCGGTAATAGTTGGGCTGTTGGCGAGGAAAAGGAGATTGATGAACAGCCAGAACGGAAAGATGAAGAGGAATTCGGTAATGGTTTGGATGATGTTGGCGAGGAAAACGAGATCCATGAACTGCCACAAGGGAACGATGAGGAGGAATTCGGTAATAGTTGGGCTGTTGGCGAGGGAAAGCAGATTGATGAACAGCCAAAAGGGAAAGATGAAGAGGAATTCGGTAATGGTTTGGATGATGTTGGCGAGGAAAACGAGATCCATGAACTGCCACAAGGGAATGATGAGGAGGAATTCGGTAATAGTTGGGCTCTTGGCGAGGAAAAGGAGATTGATAAACAGCCAGAACGGAAAGATGAAGAGGAATTCGGTAATGGTTTGGATGATGTTGGCGAGGAAAACGAGATCCATGAACTGCCACAAGGGAACGATGAGGAGGAATTCGGTAATAGTTGGGCTGTTGGCGAGGAAAAGGAGATTGATGAACAGCCAAAAGGGAAAGATGAAGAGGAATTCGGTAATGGTTTGGATGATGTTGGCGAGGAAAACGAGATCCATGAACTGCCACAAGGGAACGATGAGGAGGAATTCGGTAATAGTTGGGCTGTTGGCGAGGAAAAGGAGATTGATGAACAGCCAGAACGGAAAGATGAAGAGGAATTTGGTAATGGTTTGGATGATGTTGGCGAGGAAAACGAGATCCATGAACTGCCACAAGGGAACGATGAGGAGGAATTCGGTAATAGTTGGGCTGTTGGCGAGGAAAAGGAGATTGATGAACAGCCAGAACGGAAAGATGAAGAGGAATTCGGTAATGGTTTGGATGATGTTGGCGAGGAAAACGAGATCCATGAACTGCCACAAGGGAATGATGAGGAGGAATTCGGTAATAGTTGGGCTCTTGGGGAGGAAAAGGAGATTGATGAACAGCCAGAACGGATAGATGAAGAGGAATTCGGTAATGGTTTGGATGATGTTGGCGAGGAAAACGAGATCCATGAACTGCCACAAGGGAACGATGAGGAGGAATTCGGTAATAGTTGGGCTGTTGGCGAGGAAAAGGAGATTGATGAACAGCCAGAACGGAAAGATGAAGAGGAATTCGGTAATGGTTTGGATGATGTTGGCGAGGAAAACGAGATCCATGAACTGCCACAAGGGAACGATGAGGAGGAATTCGGTAATAGTTGGGCTGTTGGCGAGGAAAAGGAGATTGATGAACAGCCAGAACGGAAAGATGAAGAGGAATTCGGTAATGGTTTGGATGATGTTGGCGAGGAAAACGAGATCCATGAACTGCCACAAGGGAACGATGAGGAGGAATTCGGTAATAGTCGGGCTGTTGGCGAGGAAGAGGAGATCGATGAACAGCCAGAAGGGAAAGATGAAGAGGAATTTGGTAATGGTTTAGATGTTGGCGAAGAAAACGAGATTGATGAACAGTCGGAAGGGAGCGATGAGGAGGAGTTCGGGAACAGTTTGGACGAAAACGAGAATGATAAACAGCTAAAAGGGAGCCATGGGATAGAAGATTACAGTTGGCCAAGTGGCTACGGGAACGAGATTGATGAGCAGCCAGAAGGGAGAGATGAGAAAGAACTCGTTAACAGTTGGGCTGATggcaaggaaaacaaaattgaagaacGGCGAGAGGGGAACGCTGAGAAAGAATTCGGTAATAGTTGGGCTTCTGGCGATGAAGACGAGAGCGAAGAACAACCGGAAAGGAACGACGAGGAAACACATTACGATAGGCCTACTAATTTCAGATGGCCTATAGGCGACGAAAACGAGAAAGACAGACAGCCAGAGGAAAGAGATGAGCACGAAATGGCTAGCAGTTGGCCTGTTGGGAAGGAAAAGGAGATTGAAGAACGGCCAGAAGGGAACGAGGAGGAAGAACTCGGTAACAGGTTGGCTGTTGGCGGGGAAAACGAGATTGTAGAACAACCAGAAGGGAAAGATGAGGAGGAATTCGGTAATAGTTGGGGCTTTGGCgaagaaaacgaaaatgaaGAACAGCGAGAGGGCAACGATAAGGAACAATTCCGTAACGACTGGGCTGTTGACGAAGAAAACGAAGTGGATGAACAGCCTGAAGGGAACAATGAGGAGGAATTCGGGAAAAGTTGGGAGGAAAACGAGATTAATGAACTACAACCAGAGGGGAAAAATGAGGAGGAATTCCGTGACAGTTTGACTGCTAGCGAAGAAAACGAAATTGATGAGCGAGCAGAGGTAACGGAGGGAGAAGATTTACATGATGATAGTGGGAATACTGGTAAGCAAAGCGAGATATATGTACAGTTATATAGCGATAAGGAAAAGGGAAGAAGTATGATGATGTCGAGGAAATGAAAATCTCTATAGCGAAAAAGCATCACTTATTAGTGTTTTCTACTGTTTGTTAAATAGCAAAAGCATGAATAGATCTTTTAGTTGTATTTGCACTGAGTTACTTTTGTAAGATACATG
This portion of the Acropora palmata chromosome 13, jaAcrPala1.3, whole genome shotgun sequence genome encodes:
- the LOC141863654 gene encoding uncharacterized protein LOC141863654; the encoded protein is MEEQPEESYDEENVGNNWPVGEENDIDEKLEGNNREEFGNSWDENEIHELPEGNGEEEFGKSWAASEEKEIDEQPEGNSEQEFGNSWAVDEENEIDAQPEGKDEEEFGNGLDDVGEENEIHELPQGNDEEEFGNSWAVGEEKEIDEQPERKNEEEFGNGLDDVGEENEIHELPQGNDEEEFGNSWAVDAEKEIDEQPEGKDEEEFGNGLDDVGEENEIHELPQGNDEEEFGNSWAVGEGKQIDEQPKGKDEEEFGNGLDDVGEENEIHELPQGNDEEEFGNSWAVGEEKEIDEQPEGKDEEEFGNGLDDVGEENEIHELPQGNDEEEFGNSWAVGEEKEIDEQPERKDEEEFGNGLDDVGEENEIHELPQGNDEEEFGNSWAVGEGKQIDEQPKGKDEEEFGNGLDDVGEENEIHELPQGNDEEEFGNSWALGEEKEIDKQPERKDEEEFGNGLDDVGEENEIHELPQGNDEEEFGNSWAVGEEKEIDEQPKGKDEEEFGNGLDDVGEENEIHELPQGNDEEEFGNSWAVGEEKEIDEQPERKDEEEFGNGLDDVGEENEIHELPQGNDEEEFGNSWAVGEEKEIDEQPERKDEEEFGNGLDDVGEENEIHELPQGNDEEEFGNSWALGEEKEIDEQPERIDEEEFGNGLDDVGEENEIHELPQGNDEEEFGNSWAVGEEKEIDEQPERKDEEEFGNGLDDVGEENEIHELPQGNDEEEFGNSWAVGEEKEIDEQPERKDEEEFGNGLDDVGEENEIHELPQGNDEEEFGNSRAVGEEEEIDEQPEGKDEEEFGNGLDVGEENEIDEQSEGSDEEEFGNSLDENENDKQLKGSHGIEDYSWPSGYGNEIDEQPEGRDEKELVNSWADGKENKIEERREGNAEKEFGNSWASGDEDESEEQPERNDEETHYDRPTNFRWPIGDENEKDRQPEERDEHEMASSWPVGKEKEIEERPEGNEEEELGNRLAVGGENEIVEQPEGKDEEEFGNSWGFGEENENEEQREGNDKEQFRNDWAVDEENEVDEQPEGNNEEEFGKSWEENEINELQPEGKNEEEFRDSLTASEENEIDERAEVTEGEDLHDDSGNTGSSHDKSEVTEDQFNLPSSGLRWKGMALSHRSSRDVAVKRKKSKRNTGPDNEITLSLVTYAIGGTFLIFLTMAFFIYAWPIRAYYAQVNRRLKQDIEFGYGNGELTSIRVQPNQEPFYPYQMQSPVAPMPNYTHSGSMGILDYLGGRPVKEVLADDRKRDWRNAERRHIIKEQTSQRRDSFIDSLQIAKDIMNAHARNKEHEQKASQRRHKIQQYNSFLAGKLGKNNRRLSFADEVNNAYFMIAPKSAATDSKEKARKTRRKIKKELSRKRRSSFLNQIQVAQSAIMDQPMNFHTNDETIGADLGHRDFSSYNVDYYKPAQKKPAESCVLEMGR